The sequence AACAAAAGAAGTCGACGGCCCACTGCTCTCCTCAGTttcctttttatttctttctactgTTGTTTTCTTGTATCATCTCCCCACATAGTACAGGAAAAGACCAGCCCCAAAGATCTTCTTTGCACCCCTACAGATCTCTCCCCACGTTCCTCTTCGCCTTTTATATGACAAGCCATCCTCACCCTCtactccacacacacacactctctctctctctctctctctctctctctctctctgagatcgACGACAAACATATCACAGGACGATGATCTTCTTGCCCAGGACTAGCTTCATGTTCTCCTCGGTGGTGGTCGTGTTCCTTGTGGGCGGCCTGCTGTCCATAGTTGGGCAGCACAAGCCGGGGCCTGCTGTTTCATTGCTCCAGGAGATCCACTCCCTGAAGCTGAATTCCACGGTgtgcgtcgaccccgaggccgtCGACCGCGCTTCCACAGACTTCGGGCTGATTACGCGAGCCGTTCCCGCGGCGGTGTTCCGCCCGTCGTCGGACCGCGACATAGCGGCGTTGGTGGGGTTCTCGTACGCGTCGGCTCGGCCCTTCGGGATAGCCCCGCGAGGCCGTGGCCACTCGGTCAGGGGGCAGGCGCTTGCCCGCGACGGCGTGGTGGTCGACATGGGTGCGCTGAGGGGCGACGGCCAGGGTCGGATACGTGTGTGCGGGGAAGGGTGCCGGCCGAGCTATGTGGACGCCGGTGGCGAGCAGTTATGGATCGACGTCCTGCGGGAGACCATGAAGCATGGGCTTGCACCCCGCTCCTGGACCGACTACTTGTACCTCACCGTGGGCGGCACCCTCTCGAATGCCGGCATCAGTGGCCAGACCTTCCTGTATGGTCCCCAGATCTCCAACGTGTATGAACTGGATGTCATCACCGGTACGAATCATTTCTCCTCTGCTTCACCTAATCATCCACTGTTCCATCTGTAACGTTCGGGAACGAATGATCATGTCGATCAGGAAAGGGAGAGACGGTGACATGCTCGGAGCAGCACGAAGCAGACCTGTTCTTTGCAGTTCTGGGAGGTCTGGCCCAGTTCGGGATCATCACGAGAGCTCGGATCGCCATAGAGCCAGCTCCAACAATGGTACGCATGCATCGATCCAGATGAGTGCAAGAAACGTGGTCCCATTCAGTGAGTTTCGATCCTGCAGGTAAGATGGGTGCGGCTGATCTACAAAGACTTTGCAGCTTTCACCAGCGATCAGGAGAGACTGATTTCaccggagaagaagaaggggttCAACTACGTAGAAGGTTCGGTGATAATGGCCGATAGCCTCACCAATAACTGGAGATCATCGTTCTATGTAGAAGAGGATATCACAAGGATCTCAAGGTTGGCAGCACAGTATGGTGCAGTCTACTGCTTGGAAGGAGCCAAGTACTATGACCACGCTACGGCATCTTCCATCGATCAGGTGGTAAACCGATGTTGGAAATGTAGAATTCCTTCGTTCTGATGTTGAATTTGGAACCTGTTCGATGCTTCCTGTTGCCAGGAACTCAGATCGGTGATGGATGATCTGAGGTACTTGCCAGGGTTCGAGTTCAGGAACGATGTCAGCTACATGCACTTCCTCAACCGAGTGCGGGAAGGAGAGACGAAGCTTCAGTCCAGGGGCCTCTGGAACGTGCCCCATCCGTGGCTCAACATGTTGATCCCCAGGTCCAGAATACTGGAGTTCGATCGAGGGGTCTTCAAGAGCATCCTCAAGCACAACAACTCGGTGGGTCCGATCCTAATCTGCGCCATGAACAGGAACAAGTGCGTACGACTTCTTCATGCATCAAACTCATTTCCACATGCACATGACGAGAGTGTGGTGGTTGCAGGTGGGATCAGAGGACGTCGGCCGTCGTTCCCGACGAAGAGGTGTTCTACGCGATAGGGCTGTTGCGGTCCGGCATGGACGGGTGGAAGAATTTGGAGGAGCAAAACGAGGAGATACTGCGGTTCTGCGACGACGCCGGAATAAGCTACAGACAGTACTTGCCTCATTACACGTCTCTTGCGGACTGGAGGAAGCATTTCGGGGCGAAATGGGATGTGTTTGTGGAGAGGAAGATGAGATATGATCCGAGAGCATTGTTATCTCCTGGCCAGCGTATATTTACCTCCTCCTTTGCTCAACATCAATCCATGTAAATACCAGCATGAATACCTTAAAAGATTAGCATATTTCTCTCAAAGAGGATGTAAGAGAGAAGCTCAAGATTTCCTTTTCTTGGGGATAATGTAAATATCTTTGTGGTTTCAGTAGCACCCAACTGGAGTGATCTACTACTCAAATCACAGGTCAAAGACTTCGTccgatatatgtacacatatgatGTGGCGTTGACTTGGTTCGAGCAACGTATAATCCGTATGAATTTGTCTGGCACAGTCAAACTTCTTGTTTCCTGATCATAGAGATGGATAATTGAATGGAAACAGAGGATAGCAAGCAAAAGAAGGATCTCACAGTCTCATGATTCAAGCTTCTGAAATGTCCATTAGTAACAACTGAGCAAGACACTTAAGATTTCAATCAGTGCTGTCTAGTGTTTATGCATCGAGAAAAGATGTGTCAAAAAAGGTTGAATCCAAAGGAAAATTTTCAATACTCAAACTTTGATCATTTTCTGTAATTATTGGAACATCCGGACGGTACAGAGCTTGTTCTAACACAAGCAACTCATTGGTAGAAAGTAGTATCCAAAACAAGAGGTCTATCAATTATGATCACAACAGGGAACATATTTGCACAGATTTGATCCAAGGCAGCACCTTTGAAACTTCAGTGCAAAAGAATCAGCTTACACGGTACTGCCGGAATCGCAGAAAAAGTATTAGGATAACATGACACAATGCTTGGTTGAAGCACAACAACATGCTCAAGGAT comes from Musa acuminata AAA Group cultivar baxijiao chromosome BXJ3-3, Cavendish_Baxijiao_AAA, whole genome shotgun sequence and encodes:
- the LOC103979527 gene encoding cytokinin dehydrogenase 6-like, with the translated sequence MIFLPRTSFMFSSVVVVFLVGGLLSIVGQHKPGPAVSLLQEIHSLKLNSTVCVDPEAVDRASTDFGLITRAVPAAVFRPSSDRDIAALVGFSYASARPFGIAPRGRGHSVRGQALARDGVVVDMGALRGDGQGRIRVCGEGCRPSYVDAGGEQLWIDVLRETMKHGLAPRSWTDYLYLTVGGTLSNAGISGQTFLYGPQISNVYELDVITGKGETVTCSEQHEADLFFAVLGGLAQFGIITRARIAIEPAPTMVRWVRLIYKDFAAFTSDQERLISPEKKKGFNYVEGSVIMADSLTNNWRSSFYVEEDITRISRLAAQYGAVYCLEGAKYYDHATASSIDQELRSVMDDLRYLPGFEFRNDVSYMHFLNRVREGETKLQSRGLWNVPHPWLNMLIPRSRILEFDRGVFKSILKHNNSVGPILICAMNRNKWDQRTSAVVPDEEVFYAIGLLRSGMDGWKNLEEQNEEILRFCDDAGISYRQYLPHYTSLADWRKHFGAKWDVFVERKMRYDPRALLSPGQRIFTSSFAQHQSM